A stretch of Mya arenaria isolate MELC-2E11 chromosome 14, ASM2691426v1 DNA encodes these proteins:
- the LOC128216501 gene encoding endoprotease aex-5-like — MSFDLRIMMNLFHLFWIQCFILNISADELGIRYSLEINDTFEVILQQSSRFKFVFLKKIASNIYIFEANATRKGEADYMLQSFRDHFSNQIVEAEPYSISGIQHRPPTPYPSEKKKLKYKRSLEKSTLFKSCPAYYDPDVERAWSLGFTGKGVTVAIVDTGVYINHPDLKRNINKALSFSFVNEDNTGHVEPQRSHNYPEYNTYTDHGTLAAGIVGAEMGNDVCFAGVAFNSSVVALKVFHKDQLELTGLRLILFNNEKIPAALGHKRDVIDIYSCSFNLDNPFTANAIESKTVLKGGVEKGRQGKGSIFVFSAGNNFGQNTKIHDRNMEFYASSIYTITIASVGRHGKRPKYVRPGACILAATFGDFRTWSGDILKSTSNWDSCAIFQGTSAAAARASGMIAIMLEANPRLTCRDVQYIIVLTSSLENVKRYGNSVQNAAGLKFDKYFGFGLMNATAMVLKARVWFPVARQLSYTTIFNKDSDKVFTSIVSSKTSVPPLKESLYPKLLEQVAVFVDIEISNTKVEDIDIVLKSPSKTLSYLLSHKKSNTTETKSLNGPAMIHWTFTSVHFWGELLTGEWKIFFKKNQEQESLFTIRNISISFYGVSDLKEASTIYSYIDPSDISNKSEIFDLAEEVFEFADEKYEEIKRNPQSATVAIGWIVGISSLTCLLIWCCLKGPCTRPIRGDN; from the exons ATGTCATTTGATTTAAGAATTATGATGAAtttatttcatctattttggATTCAGTGCTTTATTTTGAACATTAGTGCTGATGAACTTGGAATAAGATACTCATTGGAAATAAACGACACTTTCGAGGTCATTCTGCAACAGTCTTCaagatttaaatttgtttttttaaagaag attgcttcaaacatttacatttttgagGCAAATGCAACAAGAAAAGGTGAAGCTGACTACATGCTGCAATCTTTCAGGGATCATTTTTCAAACCAG ATCGTAGAGGCAGAACCATATAGTATATCAGGCATCCAACACAGACCACCAACACCATACCCttctgaaaagaaaaagctaaaatataaaagaagCTTGGAAAAATCAACG ttgttCAAATCTTGTCCAGCATATTACGACCCAGATGTTGAGAGGGCATGGAGTTTGGGATTCACAGGAAAGGGGGTCACTGTCGCCATCGTGGACACAGGAGTTTATATCAACCATCCAGACCTGAAACGGAATATT AATAAGGCACTTTCGTTTAGTTTTGTAAATGAGGACAACACAGGTCACGTGGAACCTCAGCGATCTCATAATTATCCAGAATACAACACATATACAGA TCATGGAACTTTGGCAGCTGGAATTGTCGGAGCAGAGATGGGAAACGATGTGTGTTTTGCGGGGGTAGCTTTCAATTCATCTGTTGTAG CACTTAAGGTTTTTCACAAGGACCAACTAGAACTGACGGGATTGAGGCTTATTCTTTTTAACAATGAGAAGATCCCTGCTGCTCTTGGACACAAGAGGGATGTCATCGACATTTACTCGTGTAGTTTCAATCTGGATAACCCTTTTACAGCCAACGCCATTGAATCCAAGACAGTTCTTAAAGGAGGGGTTGAAAAG GGAAGACAAGGAAAAGGcagtatttttgtattttccgcTGGAAATAACTTTGGACAGAACACGAAAATTCATGACCGCAACATGGAGTTTTATGCCAGCAGTATTTATACTATTACCATAGCAAGTGTCGGAAGGCATGGGAAGAGACCTAAATACGTAAGGCCAGGAGCATGCATTCTGGCTGCTACCTTCGGAGATTTCCGCACGTGGTCAGGAGATATATTG AAATCAACAAGCAATTGGGACTCATGCGCGATATTTCAAGGAACTTCAGCGGCCGCTGCGAGAGCTTCTGGAATGATTGCCATTATGTTGGAAGCCAA CCCAAGGCTAACTTGCAGAGACGTTCAGTACATTATCGTCCTCACATCGTCTTTAGAGAACGTGAAACGATATGGAAACTCGGTGCAAAATGCAGCTGGATTAAAAT TTGACAAGTATTTCGGTTTTGGATTGATGAACGCAACTGCAATGGTTTTGAAGGCGCGTGTATGGTTTCCAGTCGCAAGACAGCTTAGTTATACaaccattttcaataaagaCTCGGATAAGGT ATTCACCAGTATTGTCAGTTCCAAAACCAGTGTTCCACCGTTGAAAGAATCGTTATATCCTAAATTACTTGAACAAGTTGCAGTATTCGTTGACATTGAGATTAGCAATACCAAAGTTGAAGATATCGATATAGTTCTAAAATCACCTTCCAAGACTTTGAGTTACCTTTTGTCTCATAAGAAATCAAATACCACAGAAACAAAATCACTTAATGGACCTGCAATGATACACTGGACCTTTACCTCTGTACATTTTTGGGGAGAACTTCTGACTGgagaatggaaaatattttttaaaaagaaccaAGAACAAG AATCGCTGTTTACAATACGAAATATATCAATTTCCTTTTACGGAGTGAGTGATCTGAAGGAAGCAAGTACCATTTATTCGTATATCGATCCAAgtgatatttcaaacaaatctgAGATTTTTGACTTGGCGGAAGAGGTGTTTGAATTCGCTGatgaaaaatatgaagaaatcAAACGTAATCCACAGTCTGCTACTGTCGCTATTGGGTGGATTGTAGGAATTTCTTCGTTAACATGCCTCTTGATATGGTGTTGCTTAAAAGGGCCATGTACAAGACCTATACGTGGTGACAACTAG